One window of Phycodurus eques isolate BA_2022a chromosome 8, UOR_Pequ_1.1, whole genome shotgun sequence genomic DNA carries:
- the zbtb37 gene encoding zinc finger and BTB domain-containing protein 37 produces MERSGSIQLDVPDFSNSVLSHLNQLRVQGRLCDIVVHVQGQSFRAHKVVLAASSPYFRDHMSLSQMSTVSLTVIRNASVFEQLLGFCYTGRLRLQLRDIISYLTAASFLQMQEVIDRCTRILEGIHLKISLADPDREAAPRPRGLEAPVGPARRAEASGRGEEPRGPEPAPREPVLRVDRAGRWYVENSGEADEGADGVAVKTEREERRIGADADRNESGPADEGVAGDASGSYGGARPSGGHGDADRWSPSGSVVVLADHQRAKSESPSRSEDLRHANSQGEEAAAAAYEDYARDPVGERWFRYNPRLTCIYCCKSFNQKGSLDRHMRLHMGITPFVCRLCGKKYTRKDQLEYHIRKHTGNKPFTCRLCAKSFPFQAILNQHLRKNHPGHHAQSASPETTTASLSARGASPGQDDPEGAGAAYGEGPHASVSTTGPD; encoded by the exons ATGGAGCGCTCGGGCAGCATCCAGCTGGACGTCCCGGACTTCAGTAATTCGGTCCTGTCCCACCTGAACCAGCTGCGGGTCCAGGGGCGGCTGTGCGACATCGTGGTCCACGTTCAGGGTCAGAGTTTCCGGGCCCACAAGGTGGTCCTGGCCGCCAGCTCGCCCTACTTCCGGGACCACATGTCCCTGAGCCAGATGAGCACCGTGTCCCTGACTGTGATCCGCAACGCGTCCGTCTTCGAGCAGCTCCTGGGATTCTGCTACACGGGCCGCCTGCGCCTGCAGCTGCGAGACATCATCAGCTACCTGACGGCCGCCAGCTTCTTGCAGATGCAGGAAGTCATCGACCGCTGCACGCGCATCCTGGAGGGGATCCACCTCAAGATCAGCCTGGCCGACCCGGACCGGGAGGCGGCGCCGCGCCCCCGCGGCCTGGAGGCGCCCGTCGGACCGGCCCGCCGCGCCGAGGCGTCCGGCCGGGGAGAGGAGCCGCGCGGCCCGGAACCGGCCCCCCGAGAACCGGTCCTCCGTGTCGACCGGGCCGGCCGGTGGTACGTGGAGAACTCCGGCGAGGCGGACGAGGGGGCCGACGGGGTCGCCGTCAAGACGGAGCGGGAGGAGCGGCGGATCGGGGCGGACGCCGACCGGAACGAGTCGGGGCCGGCCGACGAGGGCGTGGCCGGCGACGCGTCGGGGAGCTACGGCGGGGCGCGGCCCTCCGGCGGCCACGGCGACGCCGACAG GTGGAGCCCGTCGGGCAGCGTCGTCGTCCTCGCCGACCATCAAAGAGCCAAAAGCGAATCTCCGAGCAGAAGCGAAGACCTGCGACACGCCAACTCCCAG GgtgaggaggcggcggcggcggcgtacGAGGATTACGCCAGGGACCCGGTGGGCGAGCGCTGGTTCCGCTACAACCCGCGTCTGACCTGCATCTACTGCTGCAAGTCCTTCAACCAGAAAGGAAGTCTGGACCGCCACATGCGTCTGCACATGGGCATCACGCCGTTCGTGTGCCGCCTGTGCGGGAAGAAGTACACGCGCAAGGACCAGCTGGAGTACCACATCCGCAAACACACGGGCAACAAACCCTTCACGTGCCGCCTGTGCGCCAAGAGCTTCCCCTTCCAAGCCATCCTCAACCAGCACTTGCGCAAGAACCACCCGGGGCACCACGCCCAAAGCGCCTCACCCGAGACCACCACCGCCTCGCTCAGCGCCAGGGGGGCCTCCCCGGGCCAGGACGACCCCGAGGGCGCCGGGGCCGCGTACGGGGAGGGCCCCCATGCGTCCGTCTCCACCACGGGGCCCGACTGA
- the dph5 gene encoding diphthine methyl ester synthase isoform X2 → MLYLVGLGLGDALDITVKGLQVVRKCSRVYLEAYTSMLTVGKDALEEFYGKEVVLADRELVEQEAERILEHAKDADVAFLVAGDPFGGLFVGSATTHSDLALRAVRAGIPYQVVHNASVITAVGCCGLQLYNFGETVSLVYWTDSWRPESFYDKILQNRAAGLHTLCLLDIKVKEQSLENLMRGKKVYEPPRFMSAAQAADQLLQIVRRRRNQGEEPAKHTRPVRRSDGGHAVRGRGQTGGRRPEDRHGDVGSNDLVRPRRASPLAGRHRQAPPPGGGHVAAARAR, encoded by the exons ATGCTCTACCTGGTCGGTCTGGGTCTCGGGGACGCCCTCGACATCACCGTGAAAGGATTGCAGGTGGTCCGGAAGTGCTCCCGGGTCTACTTGGAGGCCTACACGTCCATGTTGACTGTGGGCAAGGACGCACTG GAGGAGTTCTACGGCAAGGAAGTGGTCCTGGCCGACCGGGAACTGGTGGAGCAGGAAGCCGAGCGGATCCTGGAGCACGCCAAGGACGCCGACGTAGCCTTCCTGGTGGCGGGCGACCCCTTCGG CGGCCTTTTCGTCGGCAGTGCGACCACTCACAGCGACCTGGCGCTGAGGGCCGTGCGCGCCGGGATCCCGTACCAGGTGGTCCACAACGCGTCCGTCATCACCGCCGTCGGCTGCTGCGGCCTGCAG CTGTACAACTTTGGCGAGACGGTGTCCCTGGTGTACTGGACGGACTCGTGGAGACCAGAGAGCTTCTACGACAAAATCCTGCAGAACCGAGCTGCCGGTCTGCACACGCTCTGTTTGCTGG ACATCAAAGTGAAAGAGCAGTCGCTGGAGAACTTGATGAG GGGCAAGAAGGTCTACGAACCTCCGCGCTTCATGAGCGCGGCCCAGGCGGCCGACCAGCTGCTCCAAATCGTCCGCAGGAGGCGGAACCAGGGGGAGGAGCCTG CCAAACACACGCGTCCTGTGCGCAGGTCTGACGGAGGACACGCTGTGCGTGGGCGCGGCCAGACTGGGGGCCGCCGACCAGAAGATCGTCACGGCGACGTTGGCTCAAATGACCTCGTGCGACCTCGGCGCGCCTCTCCACTCGCTGGTCGTCACCGGCAGGCTCCACCCCCTGGAGGCGGACATGTTGCGGCTGCACGCGCCAGATGA
- the dph5 gene encoding diphthine methyl ester synthase isoform X4, producing the protein MCRHRGHVTRRPVGFLWRQEEFYGKEVVLADRELVEQEAERILEHAKDADVAFLVAGDPFGGLFVGSATTHSDLALRAVRAGIPYQVVHNASVITAVGCCGLQLYNFGETVSLVYWTDSWRPESFYDKILQNRAAGLHTLCLLDIKVKEQSLENLMRGKKVYEPPRFMSAAQAADQLLQIVRRRRNQGEEPGLTEDTLCVGAARLGAADQKIVTATLAQMTSCDLGAPLHSLVVTGRLHPLEADMLRLHAPDDALASLRLLDGS; encoded by the exons ATGTGCCGCCACCGCGGTCATGTGACTCGTCGGCCCGTTGGGTTTCTGTGGCGGCAGGAGGAGTTCTACGGCAAGGAAGTGGTCCTGGCCGACCGGGAACTGGTGGAGCAGGAAGCCGAGCGGATCCTGGAGCACGCCAAGGACGCCGACGTAGCCTTCCTGGTGGCGGGCGACCCCTTCGG CGGCCTTTTCGTCGGCAGTGCGACCACTCACAGCGACCTGGCGCTGAGGGCCGTGCGCGCCGGGATCCCGTACCAGGTGGTCCACAACGCGTCCGTCATCACCGCCGTCGGCTGCTGCGGCCTGCAG CTGTACAACTTTGGCGAGACGGTGTCCCTGGTGTACTGGACGGACTCGTGGAGACCAGAGAGCTTCTACGACAAAATCCTGCAGAACCGAGCTGCCGGTCTGCACACGCTCTGTTTGCTGG ACATCAAAGTGAAAGAGCAGTCGCTGGAGAACTTGATGAG GGGCAAGAAGGTCTACGAACCTCCGCGCTTCATGAGCGCGGCCCAGGCGGCCGACCAGCTGCTCCAAATCGTCCGCAGGAGGCGGAACCAGGGGGAGGAGCCTG GTCTGACGGAGGACACGCTGTGCGTGGGCGCGGCCAGACTGGGGGCCGCCGACCAGAAGATCGTCACGGCGACGTTGGCTCAAATGACCTCGTGCGACCTCGGCGCGCCTCTCCACTCGCTGGTCGTCACCGGCAGGCTCCACCCCCTGGAGGCGGACATGTTGCGGCTGCACGCGCCAGATGACGCCCTTGCGAGCCTCCGCCTCCTTGACGGCTCCTAA
- the dph5 gene encoding diphthine methyl ester synthase isoform X3, giving the protein MLYLVGLGLGDALDITVKGLQVVRKCSRVYLEAYTSMLTVGKDALEEFYGKEVVLADRELVEQEAERILEHAKDADVAFLVAGDPFGATTHSDLALRAVRAGIPYQVVHNASVITAVGCCGLQLYNFGETVSLVYWTDSWRPESFYDKILQNRAAGLHTLCLLDIKVKEQSLENLMRGKKVYEPPRFMSAAQAADQLLQIVRRRRNQGEEPGLTEDTLCVGAARLGAADQKIVTATLAQMTSCDLGAPLHSLVVTGRLHPLEADMLRLHAPDDALASLRLLDGS; this is encoded by the exons ATGCTCTACCTGGTCGGTCTGGGTCTCGGGGACGCCCTCGACATCACCGTGAAAGGATTGCAGGTGGTCCGGAAGTGCTCCCGGGTCTACTTGGAGGCCTACACGTCCATGTTGACTGTGGGCAAGGACGCACTG GAGGAGTTCTACGGCAAGGAAGTGGTCCTGGCCGACCGGGAACTGGTGGAGCAGGAAGCCGAGCGGATCCTGGAGCACGCCAAGGACGCCGACGTAGCCTTCCTGGTGGCGGGCGACCCCTTCGG TGCGACCACTCACAGCGACCTGGCGCTGAGGGCCGTGCGCGCCGGGATCCCGTACCAGGTGGTCCACAACGCGTCCGTCATCACCGCCGTCGGCTGCTGCGGCCTGCAG CTGTACAACTTTGGCGAGACGGTGTCCCTGGTGTACTGGACGGACTCGTGGAGACCAGAGAGCTTCTACGACAAAATCCTGCAGAACCGAGCTGCCGGTCTGCACACGCTCTGTTTGCTGG ACATCAAAGTGAAAGAGCAGTCGCTGGAGAACTTGATGAG GGGCAAGAAGGTCTACGAACCTCCGCGCTTCATGAGCGCGGCCCAGGCGGCCGACCAGCTGCTCCAAATCGTCCGCAGGAGGCGGAACCAGGGGGAGGAGCCTG GTCTGACGGAGGACACGCTGTGCGTGGGCGCGGCCAGACTGGGGGCCGCCGACCAGAAGATCGTCACGGCGACGTTGGCTCAAATGACCTCGTGCGACCTCGGCGCGCCTCTCCACTCGCTGGTCGTCACCGGCAGGCTCCACCCCCTGGAGGCGGACATGTTGCGGCTGCACGCGCCAGATGACGCCCTTGCGAGCCTCCGCCTCCTTGACGGCTCCTAA
- the dph5 gene encoding diphthine methyl ester synthase isoform X1, with product MLYLVGLGLGDALDITVKGLQVVRKCSRVYLEAYTSMLTVGKDALEEFYGKEVVLADRELVEQEAERILEHAKDADVAFLVAGDPFGGLFVGSATTHSDLALRAVRAGIPYQVVHNASVITAVGCCGLQLYNFGETVSLVYWTDSWRPESFYDKILQNRAAGLHTLCLLDIKVKEQSLENLMRGKKVYEPPRFMSAAQAADQLLQIVRRRRNQGEEPGLTEDTLCVGAARLGAADQKIVTATLAQMTSCDLGAPLHSLVVTGRLHPLEADMLRLHAPDDALASLRLLDGS from the exons ATGCTCTACCTGGTCGGTCTGGGTCTCGGGGACGCCCTCGACATCACCGTGAAAGGATTGCAGGTGGTCCGGAAGTGCTCCCGGGTCTACTTGGAGGCCTACACGTCCATGTTGACTGTGGGCAAGGACGCACTG GAGGAGTTCTACGGCAAGGAAGTGGTCCTGGCCGACCGGGAACTGGTGGAGCAGGAAGCCGAGCGGATCCTGGAGCACGCCAAGGACGCCGACGTAGCCTTCCTGGTGGCGGGCGACCCCTTCGG CGGCCTTTTCGTCGGCAGTGCGACCACTCACAGCGACCTGGCGCTGAGGGCCGTGCGCGCCGGGATCCCGTACCAGGTGGTCCACAACGCGTCCGTCATCACCGCCGTCGGCTGCTGCGGCCTGCAG CTGTACAACTTTGGCGAGACGGTGTCCCTGGTGTACTGGACGGACTCGTGGAGACCAGAGAGCTTCTACGACAAAATCCTGCAGAACCGAGCTGCCGGTCTGCACACGCTCTGTTTGCTGG ACATCAAAGTGAAAGAGCAGTCGCTGGAGAACTTGATGAG GGGCAAGAAGGTCTACGAACCTCCGCGCTTCATGAGCGCGGCCCAGGCGGCCGACCAGCTGCTCCAAATCGTCCGCAGGAGGCGGAACCAGGGGGAGGAGCCTG GTCTGACGGAGGACACGCTGTGCGTGGGCGCGGCCAGACTGGGGGCCGCCGACCAGAAGATCGTCACGGCGACGTTGGCTCAAATGACCTCGTGCGACCTCGGCGCGCCTCTCCACTCGCTGGTCGTCACCGGCAGGCTCCACCCCCTGGAGGCGGACATGTTGCGGCTGCACGCGCCAGATGACGCCCTTGCGAGCCTCCGCCTCCTTGACGGCTCCTAA
- the s1pr1 gene encoding sphingosine 1-phosphate receptor 1: MADPAHSDLIARHYNHTGKFRKRDGASGLKADSAVFLAVCCLIVLENLLVLATIWRTKKFHKPMFYFLGNLALSDLLAGVVYAANILLSGAITYKLTPTQWFLREGSMFVALAASVFSLLAIAVERHLTMLKMKVHDGGRASRVFPLISAVWMVAALLGGLPLMGWNCIGRLNRCSTVLPLYHKTYILFCTTVFSVILMAIVALYARIYTLVRARSRRLVFRKAPNGGRSCERSMALLRTVVVVLSCFIACWAPLFVLLLLDAACRTHGCAVLYRAEWFLALAVLNSATNPLIYTLTSNEMRRAFLETLLCGSARLRAAAEFSRSRSENSSRPDREEARASPPAAGAAEAGPSSS; this comes from the coding sequence ATGGCCGACCCCGCCCACTCGGACCTGATCGCCAGGCACTACAACCACACGGGCAAGTTCCGCAAGCGAGACGGGGCGTCTGGCCTGAAGGCCGACTCGGCGGTCTTCCTGGCGGTCTGCTGCCTGATCGTCCTGGAGAACCTGTTGGTCTTGGCCACCATCTGGAGGACCAAGAAGTTCCACAAGCCCATGTTCTACTTCCTGGGCAACCTGGCGCTGTCGGACCTCCTGGCAGGCGTGGTGTACGCCGCCAACATCCTGCTGTCGGGCGCCATCACGTACAAGCTGACGCCCACCCAGTGGTTCCTGCGCGAGGGCTCCATGTTCGTGGCCCTGGCGGCGTCCGTGTTCAGCCTGCTGGCCATCGCCGTCGAGCGCCACCTCACCATGTTGAAGATGAAAGTTCACGACGGGGGGCGAGCCAGCCGCGTCTTCCCTCTCATCAGCGCCGTGTGGATGGTGGCGGCCCTCCTGGGCGGCCTGCCCCTCATGGGCTGGAACTGCATCGGCCGGCTGAACCGCTgctccaccgtgctgccgctCTACCACAAGACGTACATCCTGTTCTGCACCACCGTCTTCAGCGTCATCCTGATGGCCATCGTGGCGCTGTACGCCCGTATCTACACCCTGGTGCGCGCCCGCAGCCGGCGCCTGGTGTTCCGCAAGGCGCCCAACGGCGGGAGGAGCTGCGAGCGCTCCATGGCGCTGCTGCGGACCGTGGTGGTGGTGCTGAGCTGCTTCATCGCTTGCTGGGCGCCGCTCTTcgtcctgctgctgctggacgCCGCCTGCCGCACGCACGGGTGCGCCGTCCTCTACCGAGCCGAGTGGTTCCTGGCCCTGGCCGTCCTCAACTCGGCCACCAACCCGCTCATCTACACGCTGACCAGCAACGAGATGCGTCGCGCCTTCCTGGAGACGCTGCTGTGCGGATCCGCCCGTCTCCGCGCAGCCGCCGAGTTCAGCCGCAGCAGGTCGGAGAACTCCTCGCGCCCCGACAGGGAGGAGGCGCGGGCGTCACCCCCGGCGGCCGGGGCGGCCGAGGCGGGCCCTTCGTCGTCCTGA